One region of Leptolyngbya sp. 'hensonii' genomic DNA includes:
- a CDS encoding CBS domain-containing protein, whose product MGSPSVNTPAFSPTIRSMIESNLLTAELDTPLPEVIRLLDQSRQAHAAGCVVAVDQGEVVGIFTEWDAVRLAVSRTVIESLKMTDVMVRPVITIADTELHNPLSVLSLFYHQHIHHLPIVDQQGKVLGLISSNSVQQGLQPTNLLKLYRIENILDTSAVTATPDTPILQLAQLMTDHRVSHIVIVHQASEEQTIPIGMVTAHHILHGWLQGSNLEEVEAQTIMETPATTLKPWDSLWLVFQEMQQRQLPCLIVTDDQENLLGLVTQFNLLQILNPAEMHRYIRNLQESIHSLEAEKMSLLRSHALELERLVQTRTAQLSELYEQLQHELAERKQAEAALQKANEELERRVEERIALWQQANEKLQTGEAKFRNLVEQTNDWVWEIDQTLNFIYVNPRVEQITGYTAEEVLSRRIFDFMPADEAVRLTTVLEYVVAQRESFSQIETVLLHQAGHRIVLEISGAPVFSSSGEWQGYRGITRDITERKQVERNIRKALTREKELNELKTRFVAMASHEFRTPLTTILASAECLEHYSNKWSEEKKQVALQRIQGAAKHMTDLLNDVLILGKAEAGKLEFKPIQLNLQEFCADLVEEVQLGTNSSCRLNFTWVGNPIGAWVDEKLLRHILVNLLSNALKYSAEGSRVNFRLNCQDDIAVFQIEDHGIGIPLEDQKCLFEPFQRATNVGNIAGTGLGLVIVKKAVEAHGGTIKFDSVAGVGTTFTVCIPSQR is encoded by the coding sequence ATGGGATCTCCGTCCGTCAACACACCCGCTTTCTCGCCTACGATCCGGTCCATGATTGAATCTAATCTCTTGACAGCCGAGCTGGATACCCCCCTCCCAGAGGTTATCCGTCTTCTGGATCAGAGTCGGCAGGCTCATGCTGCAGGCTGTGTCGTCGCTGTGGATCAAGGTGAAGTTGTCGGTATTTTTACAGAGTGGGATGCAGTGCGATTGGCCGTGAGTAGGACTGTTATTGAATCACTCAAGATGACCGATGTCATGGTTCGACCGGTGATTACAATCGCAGATACAGAATTGCATAACCCGCTGTCGGTTCTCTCCCTGTTTTATCATCAGCACATTCATCACCTGCCGATCGTGGACCAGCAGGGAAAAGTTCTGGGCTTAATTTCATCGAACAGCGTGCAGCAAGGATTGCAGCCTACTAACCTGCTGAAGCTCTACCGAATTGAGAATATTCTCGACACATCAGCAGTAACTGCAACGCCTGATACCCCTATCCTGCAACTGGCCCAGCTGATGACAGACCATCGGGTGTCTCACATTGTAATTGTCCATCAGGCAAGCGAAGAGCAGACCATTCCCATAGGAATGGTGACAGCTCACCATATCCTACACGGGTGGTTACAGGGGAGCAATCTGGAGGAGGTTGAGGCCCAGACCATTATGGAAACACCTGCGACAACCCTAAAGCCCTGGGATTCGCTCTGGTTAGTTTTCCAGGAAATGCAACAGCGGCAGTTGCCCTGTCTGATTGTGACGGATGATCAGGAAAACCTGTTGGGATTGGTGACCCAGTTCAATCTGTTGCAAATTCTAAATCCCGCTGAAATGCACAGGTATATTCGGAATCTCCAGGAGTCTATCCATAGCTTAGAAGCAGAGAAGATGAGCCTTCTGCGGAGCCACGCACTGGAATTAGAGCGGTTAGTCCAAACTCGCACGGCGCAGCTCTCTGAACTATATGAGCAACTGCAGCATGAACTGGCTGAGCGCAAACAGGCAGAGGCCGCTTTACAAAAAGCCAATGAAGAACTGGAGCGTCGGGTAGAAGAACGGATCGCGCTCTGGCAACAGGCCAATGAGAAGCTGCAAACCGGGGAGGCCAAATTCCGTAATCTGGTAGAACAAACCAACGATTGGGTCTGGGAAATTGATCAAACCCTGAATTTCATCTACGTGAATCCCCGAGTAGAACAGATTACGGGTTATACCGCAGAAGAGGTACTCTCAAGACGGATCTTTGATTTCATGCCAGCCGATGAGGCGGTACGGCTGACGACAGTTCTGGAGTATGTTGTGGCCCAACGGGAGTCCTTCAGCCAGATTGAAACAGTCCTTTTGCATCAAGCGGGGCATCGCATTGTCCTGGAGATTAGTGGTGCCCCAGTCTTCAGTAGCAGTGGGGAATGGCAGGGCTATCGAGGTATCACCCGCGATATTACGGAACGGAAACAGGTGGAGCGGAATATCCGCAAAGCATTAACCCGAGAAAAAGAGCTGAATGAGTTAAAGACTCGCTTTGTGGCGATGGCTTCCCATGAATTTCGCACCCCCTTAACGACCATTCTGGCTTCAGCCGAGTGTCTGGAGCACTACAGCAACAAGTGGTCAGAAGAGAAGAAACAGGTTGCTCTACAACGGATTCAAGGTGCAGCGAAACATATGACCGATCTGTTGAATGACGTTTTAATATTAGGCAAGGCTGAAGCCGGCAAGCTCGAATTTAAACCAATTCAATTGAATCTGCAGGAGTTTTGTGCGGATCTGGTAGAAGAGGTGCAATTGGGGACCAACTCCTCCTGCCGTCTAAATTTCACCTGGGTGGGCAACCCGATCGGAGCCTGGGTGGATGAGAAATTGTTGCGTCATATCCTGGTTAATTTGCTATCTAATGCCCTGAAATATTCTGCTGAAGGCAGTCGTGTGAATTTCCGTCTAAACTGTCAGGATGATATTGCCGTCTTTCAAATTGAGGACCACGGTATTGGGATTCCCCTCGAAGATCAGAAATGTTTGTTTGAACCGTTTCAACGCGCCACTAATGTGGGCAATATTGCAGGGACAGGCCTGGGGTTAGTAATTGTCAAGAAAGCCGTTGAAGCCCATGGCGGTACGATTAAATTTGATAGCGTAGCTGGTGTGGGAACAACGTTTACAGTGTGCATTCCAAGTCAGAGGTAG
- the crtO gene encoding beta-carotene ketolase CrtO → MQSYDVIIIGAGHNGLVCAAYLLKAGYRVLLLEKRPVPGGAATTEAVIPDQAPEFRFNLCAIDHEFIHLGPVVQELELHRYGLDYLFCDPVVFCPHPDGKYFLGHRSIEKTCAEIARYSPRDAQKYAEFTDYWLRVIRAMTPMFNAPPKSLLEILANYDLGKVQDLFSVIRSVNSTLDFVRTMLTSAEDLLNEWFDEEFLKAPLARLSAEMGIPPSQKNQGVGAMMMALRHEPGMARPRGGTGALVQALVKLVRHLGGEILTEQSVKQVLIDEGRAVGVCVDNGTEYRASAGVISNIDAQRLFRHLIRAEDLPSRDQPLRDRLDRRIANNNETILKIDCALSEPLRFEHYDHRDEYLIGSVLIADSVRHVEIAHSDPALGRIPDADPSIYVVMPTMLDPSMAPEGKHTLWIEFFAPYQIAGAEGTGLQGTGWTDDLKHKVADRVLDKLADYAPNLKRAIIARRVESPAELGERLGALKGNYYHIDMTLEQMVFLRPLPELANYITPIQGLYLTGAGTHPGGSISGMPGRNCARVFLQKQGPISRLLRQAGWSKA, encoded by the coding sequence ATGCAATCCTACGACGTCATCATCATTGGGGCGGGTCACAATGGCCTAGTCTGCGCTGCTTACCTGCTGAAAGCGGGCTACAGAGTATTACTACTGGAAAAGCGCCCTGTACCGGGCGGAGCAGCAACGACGGAAGCCGTGATTCCAGATCAAGCCCCAGAGTTTAGATTCAATCTTTGTGCGATTGACCATGAGTTCATTCATCTGGGGCCTGTGGTGCAGGAATTAGAACTCCACAGATATGGTCTGGACTATTTGTTCTGCGATCCCGTCGTCTTTTGCCCCCACCCTGACGGGAAATATTTTCTGGGTCATCGATCGATCGAAAAAACCTGTGCTGAGATTGCTCGGTACAGTCCCAGGGATGCTCAGAAGTATGCTGAGTTCACCGATTACTGGCTGCGGGTGATTCGGGCCATGACGCCCATGTTCAATGCTCCGCCTAAATCTCTCCTTGAAATCCTAGCTAATTATGATCTGGGCAAGGTCCAGGACTTGTTCTCTGTTATCCGATCGGTGAACAGTACCCTCGATTTTGTCCGCACGATGCTGACCAGTGCTGAAGATCTGCTCAATGAGTGGTTCGATGAGGAGTTTCTTAAGGCTCCCCTGGCCCGCCTCTCGGCAGAAATGGGCATCCCCCCCTCCCAGAAAAATCAGGGGGTGGGAGCGATGATGATGGCCCTGCGCCATGAACCCGGCATGGCCCGTCCCAGAGGAGGAACCGGGGCGCTGGTGCAGGCCCTGGTGAAACTGGTCCGTCATCTGGGTGGCGAAATTCTGACGGAACAATCGGTCAAGCAAGTCCTCATTGACGAGGGCAGAGCCGTTGGGGTTTGTGTAGACAACGGCACCGAGTATCGGGCATCTGCGGGTGTGATTTCTAATATTGATGCTCAGCGACTGTTCCGGCATCTGATTCGAGCGGAAGATTTGCCTTCCAGGGATCAGCCCCTGCGCGATCGGTTAGATCGCCGCATCGCCAACAACAATGAAACGATTTTGAAAATTGACTGTGCCCTATCGGAGCCCCTTCGGTTTGAGCATTACGATCATCGGGATGAGTATTTAATCGGTTCCGTCTTGATTGCCGACTCTGTGCGCCACGTTGAGATCGCCCATAGTGACCCGGCTCTGGGCCGTATTCCCGATGCCGATCCCTCGATTTATGTGGTGATGCCCACGATGCTAGATCCCTCCATGGCTCCAGAGGGCAAGCATACCCTGTGGATTGAATTTTTCGCCCCGTATCAAATCGCTGGGGCTGAAGGAACGGGCCTCCAGGGAACGGGTTGGACCGATGACCTGAAGCACAAGGTGGCCGATCGGGTGTTGGACAAACTGGCTGACTATGCTCCCAACCTGAAACGGGCCATCATTGCCCGCCGAGTCGAGAGTCCGGCGGAGTTAGGAGAACGCCTGGGCGCGTTGAAGGGAAACTACTATCACATTGACATGACTCTGGAGCAGATGGTCTTCCTGCGCCCCCTCCCAGAACTGGCCAATTACATCACCCCCATTCAAGGGCTGTATCTCACAGGCGCAGGCACCCATCCCGGTGGCTCGATTTCTGGCATGCCAGGACGCAATTGTGCCCGAGTTTTTCTGCAAAAACAGGGGCCGATCTCCAGACTACTCCGACAAGCGGGTTGGTCCAAAGCCTGA
- a CDS encoding M56 family metallopeptidase: MHFLMLLTGLGVAWWVRSQSLPSATRWSERWTCTLYQFLFPPLFLLATTIAIVCMGPHGWMVWPWEGWLSYGGAIGLLLVATLVWIHLLWQGQKTWVQIHQYPTIALAGATARLLQTPELYIAQVGFWQSELVISQGLLNALDPDHLQAVLAHEQAHARYRDTFWFFWLGWLRRLTTWLPQTEALWQELLLLRELRADDRAVKQVDPLLLAESLLLVVSQPTLQLDMAVPFSQTILGHRLTERVDILLAGSPLSCHPDRGSCLGLLWSLLPLLIIPLHITG, from the coding sequence ATGCATTTCCTGATGCTGCTGACTGGCCTGGGAGTAGCCTGGTGGGTGCGATCCCAATCCCTGCCATCGGCCACCCGTTGGAGTGAACGCTGGACCTGCACCCTCTATCAGTTCCTGTTTCCACCGTTGTTCCTGCTGGCGACGACGATCGCGATCGTTTGCATGGGTCCCCATGGTTGGATGGTTTGGCCCTGGGAAGGATGGCTCAGTTATGGGGGTGCGATCGGGCTCCTGCTGGTTGCCACCCTGGTCTGGATCCATTTACTCTGGCAAGGTCAGAAAACATGGGTCCAGATCCATCAGTATCCCACCATTGCTCTGGCTGGGGCTACAGCTCGCCTGTTGCAAACCCCAGAACTCTACATCGCTCAGGTCGGCTTCTGGCAATCCGAGCTAGTCATCAGCCAGGGATTGCTGAATGCCCTAGACCCCGATCATCTACAGGCCGTACTGGCCCATGAACAGGCCCATGCCCGCTATCGCGATACTTTTTGGTTCTTCTGGTTGGGCTGGCTGCGGCGGCTAACCACCTGGTTGCCCCAAACAGAGGCTCTCTGGCAAGAACTCCTTCTCCTCCGGGAATTGCGCGCTGACGATCGGGCGGTGAAACAGGTTGATCCCCTGTTGCTGGCCGAGTCTCTCCTGTTGGTCGTGAGTCAGCCAACGCTCCAACTGGACATGGCAGTTCCCTTCAGTCAGACCATCCTGGGCCACCGGCTCACGGAGCGAGTAGATATTCTCCTGGCTGGCTCCCCCCTATCCTGCCACCCTGATCGGGGAAGCTGTCTGGGATTGCTCTGGAGTCTTCTCCCCCTGCTGATCATTCCCTTGCATATTACGGGTTAA
- a CDS encoding BlaI/MecI/CopY family transcriptional regulator, producing the protein MAALPDYRPRQLSLGPLEAEIMEIIWDLNIVTVKEVHDRILADPDRELAYASVTTVLNRLAQKGWLTCNRAGRSFTWSPLISRQQAQSLQAYEQLNRFLAIGNPDVVAAFADSLDQASVEQLEAIAAKLRAARKAREEP; encoded by the coding sequence ATGGCTGCCTTGCCAGATTACCGTCCGAGACAACTGTCTCTTGGCCCCCTGGAGGCTGAGATTATGGAAATTATCTGGGATTTAAATATAGTGACGGTGAAGGAAGTCCACGATCGCATCCTGGCCGATCCCGATCGAGAACTGGCTTACGCCTCCGTCACCACGGTGCTCAACCGCCTAGCTCAGAAAGGCTGGCTGACTTGCAATCGGGCAGGGCGCAGTTTTACCTGGTCTCCCCTAATTTCCCGCCAGCAGGCTCAGTCTCTGCAGGCCTATGAACAACTGAATCGGTTTCTAGCCATAGGCAATCCTGATGTAGTTGCTGCTTTTGCCGATAGTCTGGACCAGGCCAGTGTGGAGCAATTAGAGGCGATCGCCGCCAAACTACGGGCCGCTCGCAAGGCCAGGGAGGAACCCTAA
- the petJ gene encoding cytochrome c6 PetJ, with product MRTRLAAAFSLVLALVMFMVARPALAGDAASGAKVFSANCASCHAGGKNIVNPAKTLKKADLDQYGMNTAAAIVTQVTNGKGAMPSFKGRLTPEQMEDVAAYVLEQSSQGW from the coding sequence GTGAGAACACGATTGGCTGCAGCCTTTTCCCTGGTCCTGGCCCTGGTAATGTTCATGGTTGCTCGTCCGGCACTGGCAGGTGATGCCGCATCCGGTGCGAAAGTCTTTAGTGCAAATTGTGCCAGCTGCCATGCAGGGGGCAAAAATATTGTAAATCCAGCAAAAACTTTAAAGAAGGCAGATCTGGATCAGTATGGGATGAACACAGCCGCTGCCATTGTGACTCAGGTTACCAATGGTAAAGGGGCGATGCCTTCCTTCAAGGGACGGCTGACGCCAGAACAGATGGAAGATGTAGCTGCTTATGTTTTAGAGCAGTCTAGCCAAGGCTGGTAA
- a CDS encoding tetratricopeptide repeat protein has product MIRLIAGVWLSIVMVISWMSAPAIAWALNPLQVTAQETFSRTGIEHFRAGEYHQALLAFTQAIEANPSSVAAYSNRCLTHMQLEDYQAAIVDCTQALELGAGAGGIEPYLNRGLAYYQLGDYEAAIADNTHLLELQPDDARAYYNRGLARSKLGQYDQSLTDFDQALSQGSDLATVNLADIYNDRGLALAQLHRWQQSLDSFGGAIRLYPTHARAFHNRGCVYEQQGEYRAAVQDFTMALRLNPANAATYVNRAIAYRHLQNHEAALQDLQQASVYFLAQGGQESYRRVLGMIRQLQPESPSLRAIAGI; this is encoded by the coding sequence ATGATCAGACTGATCGCAGGCGTCTGGCTGTCCATTGTCATGGTCATCAGTTGGATGAGCGCCCCAGCGATAGCCTGGGCTTTAAACCCACTTCAGGTCACAGCCCAGGAGACTTTTTCCCGGACCGGGATAGAACATTTCCGGGCTGGAGAATATCACCAGGCATTGCTTGCCTTTACCCAGGCCATCGAAGCAAATCCCAGTTCAGTTGCTGCTTACAGTAACCGCTGTCTGACGCACATGCAATTGGAGGACTATCAAGCGGCGATCGTGGATTGCACCCAGGCTTTGGAATTGGGCGCTGGTGCTGGGGGCATTGAACCCTATCTCAATCGCGGACTGGCCTATTATCAACTTGGGGACTATGAGGCGGCGATCGCAGACAATACGCACCTGCTAGAACTCCAGCCGGATGATGCCAGAGCCTATTACAACCGGGGATTGGCTCGATCAAAACTGGGACAATATGACCAATCTCTGACAGATTTTGATCAGGCCCTCAGTCAGGGGTCTGACCTGGCTACCGTCAATCTGGCAGACATTTATAACGATCGAGGGTTGGCCCTGGCTCAGTTACACCGCTGGCAGCAATCCCTCGACAGTTTCGGAGGGGCAATCCGCCTGTATCCAACCCATGCCCGCGCCTTTCATAATCGTGGCTGTGTGTATGAGCAGCAGGGGGAATATCGAGCTGCCGTTCAGGATTTTACGATGGCCTTGCGATTGAATCCGGCCAATGCAGCGACCTATGTCAACCGGGCGATCGCTTACCGCCATTTGCAGAATCATGAGGCCGCTTTGCAGGATTTACAGCAGGCATCCGTTTATTTCCTGGCCCAGGGTGGGCAGGAATCCTACCGGCGGGTGCTGGGAATGATTCGGCAATTACAGCCAGAATCTCCTTCCCTGAGGGCGATCGCTGGGATTTAA
- a CDS encoding CHAT domain-containing protein — protein MSVDLLMSLLAATSQAPDRLVFSAQSVIPAILAQDPALERANQLMRQAVQKFQQGDGTGAAEAFQQARQIYQQLGDRRRESYALGNLATVYLELKEYQKAIQPLGELLALTQALNDRQGQADALEKLGRAYRALKDYANALPIYEQYLKLARESGNPTDLMVAYGSLGLVYDALGKSDQAIGAYQQALKFARETKSPRGEQAALGNLGTVYLGLEDYARAIDVFQQALKLAQREADHYGEAKAMNYLGRAYYYLADYDRAIGYYEQGRKIALENRYEDQAGLAARGLGNVYYYKRDLDRAIQYHQEDLTLARKINNRLLQGLALGNLGLAYMDKGDLQKAIDLFQQDLAIAREFNKREAEGQVLNNLGNLYYRLGQYDRAIEHYQQALPIMRQVNYGRGEGIVLTNLGVTYVRLQQYPQAEASLRSAISVWDKIRGRLGENDQFKVSIFEQFARIYTTLQEVLAAQNQPEAALEISEQGRARAFAELLARRRQPGKTFVEPLTPIQIADMRRIARERQATLVEYSVITDDITRNSILESLETELFIWVVQPSGQTHFRRSSLKALDEKNLRLKDLVAASRSAIGVRGITFTESPEELARAYAELRRQRQENAQLQQQYQMLIQPIADLLPTDPKARVIIIPHRSLFFVPFAALQDQQGTYLIERHTLTISPSIQILDLNRRPPATQPGKVLIVGNPTMPSLPPGPGRPAIRLNTLPGAETEAKAIAKLLGTSPLLGAQATETAVRQQLSQARIIHLATHGLLNEVIAQGIPGAIALAASGKEDGFLTTSDILDLQLQAELVVLSACDTGRGNITEDGIIGLSRAFISAGVPTVIVSLWQVPDQPTAFLMTQFYETLQQNPDKAQAMRQAMLTTLKEYPDPKAWAAFTLIGEP, from the coding sequence ATGAGTGTTGATCTTCTAATGAGTCTGCTGGCTGCGACAAGTCAGGCTCCCGATCGCCTAGTGTTTTCTGCCCAGTCAGTCATCCCTGCTATTCTGGCTCAGGACCCTGCCCTAGAAAGGGCTAATCAGTTGATGCGCCAGGCCGTGCAAAAGTTCCAGCAGGGGGATGGGACCGGAGCGGCTGAGGCGTTCCAGCAGGCTCGCCAGATCTATCAGCAACTGGGCGATCGCCGCCGGGAATCTTACGCCCTGGGGAATCTGGCCACAGTCTACCTGGAACTTAAGGAGTACCAGAAAGCGATTCAGCCGCTGGGAGAACTGCTGGCCCTGACCCAGGCCCTAAACGATCGGCAGGGGCAAGCCGATGCCTTGGAAAAATTGGGGCGGGCCTATCGGGCTCTGAAGGATTATGCCAATGCCCTGCCCATTTACGAGCAATACCTGAAACTGGCCCGCGAATCTGGTAATCCCACAGACTTGATGGTGGCTTACGGCAGTTTGGGGCTGGTCTATGACGCTCTGGGTAAGTCCGATCAGGCGATCGGAGCTTATCAACAGGCACTTAAGTTCGCCAGGGAGACCAAATCACCCAGAGGTGAGCAGGCGGCCCTGGGCAACCTGGGTACCGTTTACCTGGGGTTAGAAGATTACGCTCGGGCGATCGACGTCTTCCAGCAGGCCCTTAAACTGGCTCAGCGTGAGGCCGATCACTATGGGGAGGCGAAGGCTATGAATTACCTGGGGCGGGCTTATTATTACCTGGCGGATTACGACCGGGCGATCGGCTACTATGAGCAGGGCCGCAAGATTGCCCTTGAGAACCGCTATGAAGATCAGGCAGGACTGGCTGCACGAGGACTAGGGAATGTTTACTACTATAAAAGGGACCTGGATCGGGCGATTCAGTATCATCAGGAAGACCTGACCCTTGCCCGTAAGATCAACAACCGGCTGTTACAGGGTCTGGCCCTGGGAAATCTGGGTTTGGCCTACATGGATAAAGGAGATCTGCAGAAAGCGATCGATCTATTTCAGCAGGATCTGGCTATCGCCCGCGAGTTTAATAAACGAGAGGCAGAAGGGCAGGTTCTTAATAACCTGGGCAATCTTTATTATCGGCTGGGACAGTACGATCGGGCGATTGAGCATTATCAGCAGGCTCTGCCAATCATGCGTCAGGTGAACTATGGTCGGGGGGAAGGCATTGTGCTGACCAACCTGGGGGTGACCTATGTGCGGCTGCAGCAGTATCCCCAGGCTGAAGCCAGCTTGAGAAGTGCGATCTCCGTCTGGGACAAGATTCGGGGTCGTCTGGGCGAGAATGACCAGTTCAAAGTGTCCATCTTCGAGCAATTCGCCCGCATTTACACCACCCTACAGGAGGTCCTGGCAGCCCAGAATCAGCCGGAAGCGGCCCTGGAAATCTCGGAGCAGGGACGGGCCAGAGCCTTCGCCGAGTTGCTGGCTCGCCGTCGTCAACCTGGAAAGACCTTTGTTGAGCCGCTAACGCCGATTCAGATTGCTGACATGCGACGCATTGCCAGGGAACGGCAGGCGACGTTAGTCGAATATTCAGTGATCACGGACGATATCACTCGGAATAGCATCTTGGAGAGCCTTGAGACGGAACTGTTCATCTGGGTGGTACAACCCAGTGGCCAGACCCATTTCCGCCGTTCCAGCCTTAAGGCTTTAGACGAAAAGAACCTGCGCTTGAAGGATCTGGTGGCAGCCAGTCGTAGTGCGATCGGGGTTCGGGGTATCACTTTTACAGAAAGTCCAGAGGAACTGGCCCGGGCCTATGCAGAGCTGCGCCGACAGCGGCAAGAGAATGCCCAATTGCAGCAGCAGTATCAGATGCTGATTCAACCGATCGCTGACCTGTTGCCCACGGATCCAAAGGCGCGAGTGATCATCATTCCTCATCGATCGCTATTTTTCGTTCCCTTCGCTGCCCTCCAGGATCAACAGGGCACCTATTTGATTGAACGGCATACCCTGACGATTTCGCCCTCGATTCAGATTCTGGACCTGAACCGTCGCCCACCTGCAACCCAACCAGGAAAAGTCCTGATAGTGGGCAATCCCACCATGCCCAGCCTGCCCCCCGGTCCTGGCCGACCAGCCATCCGCTTGAATACCCTCCCCGGTGCTGAAACTGAGGCGAAGGCGATCGCCAAATTACTGGGAACTTCCCCCCTGCTAGGAGCCCAGGCCACCGAAACAGCCGTGCGGCAGCAACTCTCCCAGGCCCGCATCATCCATCTGGCAACCCATGGGCTGCTGAACGAGGTGATTGCCCAGGGAATTCCGGGTGCGATTGCCTTGGCAGCTTCTGGCAAAGAGGATGGTTTTCTCACCACCAGCGATATTCTGGATTTGCAATTGCAGGCTGAACTGGTGGTCTTAAGTGCCTGTGATACGGGCAGGGGAAACATTACAGAAGATGGCATCATTGGCCTGTCCCGTGCCTTTATCTCTGCTGGGGTGCCCACGGTGATTGTCTCCCTCTGGCAGGTACCCGATCAACCCACAGCCTTTCTGATGACACAATTTTATGAAACCCTGCAGCAGAATCCTGATAAGGCCCAGGCCATGAGGCAGGCCATGCTGACCACGCTCAAAGAGTATCCTGACCCGAAAGCCTGGGCAGCCTTTACCCTGATTGGGGAACCCTGA